TGCCTGATGATGTGGCGCTAATCGTTCAAAAGGGCGTGGGGGTTTTAGTGGAAAATAATGCCGGTGCTAATAGCGGTTATAGTAACGAAGCGTATGAGAGCGTGGGGGCTAAAATCGTGGATTCTAAAACAGCGTGGGGGCAGGATTTGGTGGTCAAATGCAAAGAGCCTTTAGAGCATGAATACCCTTTGCTCAAAGAAAAAGCGACGCTGTTTAGTTACTTGGATTTAGCGTATCAAAAAAGCTTGTGCGAAATGTTTATAGATAAAAAAATCACTTCCATTTGCACTGAAACCATTGCTGGGCCTAAAAACGACTACCCTATTTTAGCGCCTATGAGCGTGGTGGCTGGGAGGTTGGCTGCGCATTTGATCCAGCATTATTTGCTGGCTTTAGAGCATGTTAAGGGCTTTATGGGTAAGGGGGTCATGCTTGGGGGGTTATCGGGTGCGCAAAGGGCTAAAATCGTCGTAGTTGGGGGCGGTGTGGTTGGCATGGAGAGCGCGAAGGTGTTGAGCCAAATGGGGGCTAAAGTAACGATTTTAGAATTAGACTACGCCAAATTGCAAAACCACCCCTATTACCATTTGTATGATTTAGAAGTTTTAAGCGTGAATGAAGCCAATATCATTCAGGCTTTAAGTGGGGCGGTGGGGCTAGTGGGAGCGGTGCTAGTTACAGCGAGCCAAACCCCTAAAGTGATCTTAAGGAGGCATTTAAAACACATGCAAAAACAAGGGGTAGTGATAGACGTGGCTTGCGATTTAGGGGGGTGCATAGAGACCATACGCCAGACAAGCCATTCTAACCCGGTGTATGTGGAAGAGGATTTGTTGCATTATGGCGTGCCGAACATGCCAGGGATTGTCGCTAAAACGAGTTCTACGGCTTATAGCCATGCGAGCGTGCCGTATTTGTTGTATTATTTAGAGCATGGCTTGAAGGGTTTTTTAACAGCCAACACTAAGATCGTGGCGAACACCCTTGGAGGCTTGAGCGCTTATAACAGCTATATCACCCAAGAAGGCATCGCTAAAACCTTCAATCTAGCGTTCAAATCGCCTTTAGAGGTTTTAAAGGAGCTTTGAAGCGAGCTTTAAAAAGAGCATGGCGATAAACCATGCGTCTTAATGCGTAGAAATATTTCAAAAAAAAAAAAAAACACTTTTTAATGTTATAATCTATCCTAAATCATACAAGGGGTTTTTATGGCAAACGAAAGCATTAAAGGCGAAGCTTGTCAATTAAAAGGTATTTTAGCTACAGAATTTGATTGTTATTACCAAATCCCTATCTACCAACGCCCTTATCAATGGACAGAAGAAAACTGCAAAAAGCTTTTAGACGATTTGCTTTCTAGCTATGAATACTATAAAGAAAGCGGTTATTTTTGCGGCTCATTAGTTTTAATCGCAATTGGCACAGATTCCGAAACCAACGCTACAACCTATGATGTTGTAGATGGCCAGCAACGCTTAAGCACTTTCATTCTGCTGGCAAAAGTTTTAGCCACTCTCTATAATAATGAAGTTTTAAACAATAAAACTAGCAAAGATTTTTTAGAAAAGAGTTTGGGCGATACTGATGGAGAAAAAAGAAAGCGGTTGACTTTTAATACTATAGGGCTTAACGCTAAAGATGATTTTCAAGATGCCTTAGATTTTTTTGACGATCTTGATGCAAGCAAGGGTAAAAATAGCAAGAGCAACGACCCAAGCAAAGGTAAGAACAACTACTTAAAAAATGCGATTTGTTTAAAAAACTATCTTAAAGAGAAAGAGATTGAAAACATTAACGCTTTTATTAAGTGGCTGTATCTTAAGGTCACATTTATCAAAACCACTTGCCCCAATATAAGTATGGCGTTAAGGATTTTTAGTGTTTTAAACGCTAGAGGTTTGGCTTTGAATGCGACGGATATTTTTAAGGGAGAATTGTTAAAACACGCTAAAGAGCATGAGCGAGAAGAATTTGTGTCTCGTTGGAATGATTTAAGCCAAAAATGTTCAGATAATGATTTAAAAATAGAAACCTTATTCAGCTGGTATTTAACCTATCTCAATCCGGTAACTTCTAGAGAAAAAATGGAAAAAAGGCTCGTTACTTGGTTTAATAAGCTTAACAAAACCCCATTAGAATACCTTAAGGGCGTAGAAGATTTCTATAACGCTTATTGCGAGATATTAGAAATGCAAGATCGGCATGCCCATTTGCTCTCGTATAAAGACGATGATTATTTGTATGTTATTTTGTGCACTAGTTTGTTACACCGCTATAGCGATCAAGACATAGAGGCTTTAAAGGAATTGTTGGTCAAGTTTTACTACCAAGATTGGGTTGCAGGGCAGACAAAATCCACACGCAGCCAAACTTGTTGCAATATCATTGATGCCTTGAAAGAAAAGAAAAGCGTAAGATACATCGCTTCTATTGTTGTAAAAAAATATTTAGATGATAAAAATATCACGCAACGCTTTAAAGAAAACCTACAAGACAACAACTTATACACGAAATTCTACTTCGCTGGTAAATCCGTCAAAAAAAATTCATGGCTCAAACCCGTTCTCATTTTAGTGGAATATTTCGTGAGCGACGATCCTAAACCTAAACGCATTCAAATGGATAAAAATTTGCATGTTGAACACATTTTATCTCAACAACCTGGTCCTTCAAGCCAGTGGGTTAAAGACTTTAGCGAAGAAGAAAGAGGATTATACACGCATTCTTTAGCCAATCTCACGCTTTTAGGAGGCACGAAAAACGCTCAAGCTTCAAATTTGGATTTCAAAGAGAAAAAAGAAATCTATATGGGAAACGCTGTCAAGCTAGGTAAGGACAAGCGAGGTAGGGAACAAACTTTTAAGGTGATGACTTGCTATAAGATGACCATAGATGTTGCACAATACACAGAATGGACGCCCACAAGCTTAGAAAAAAGAAAAGAAGAGTTGATTAAACGTATTGAGAGCGTTCTAGCACTCTAGGGACGCACCCCTAGAAAGTGAACACATAATTCACATACCACGAATACACGCGCCTAAACCCTATATCCAAATTTTTTGCAGTGATATAGGGGTTTTTCTTTAGCATGGGGAATTTCACGCCCGCTTCAATACTGGAATGCTTTAAGATCCTTAAGCGAGCCCCCACATTGAATAAAAATTGGAAAGAAGTGGCTTTTTTGCTCACAAGGGCTTGTTCCACTAAAATGCCCTCAAAACTCGGTGTCGCCATAAGCCATGAATTGCCGGCCAATTGCACCCCACCAAAAGCCCCCAAACTCATGATGCCATTATTAATGACATTAACCATCACATCCATAGCCCCCCCATAAGTGAGCATGTTTGGCTCAAAAATTTTGGGATCGGCGAGGCTCGTTAAACGATTGATTTCTTGTTTCCCAAGAATTTGACCCGCCAATTGTGCCACTTCGTTGTTATAATTAGGATTTTTAAGCCTAATAGAATTAGCGTGGGCGTAATCAAAAAACCCATAAGCGCGCAAGCCAAAGTATTTCCCAAAGAAAAACTGATACCCTAAAAGCGCGTCAAAGCCCTTGATCGTAGCGTTAGTGGCTTGTTTTTGAGAATTAATATCCGCATGCATTTGGGCTTGTCCTTGCAAATAACCCGCCCCTAAAAAAACGCCATTGCCATCCATGGCTAATAGCGCGTTCATAGAAACAATCAAAGCTAACAAAGATTGAGAAAAAATTTTTTTCATGTGTGATTCCTTAACATAATGTTTACATTCCTAAAAAGAATACCCAAAAAACAATTAAAAACGATTAAAAAATGAAACATTAATAAAAATAAAAACTTTTCATGAATTTTACATAAGATGATAAAAAAGCGGATAAAATCCCCTTTTTTAAAATTTTGTTTCAAGCTTTAAGCTACAATATACGCATGAAAGATTCACATCAAACTATCGGCGTGTTTGTGCGGCCCACCCATTATCAAAACCCTCTTTTTGAAGAGCTAGAGCGAGCTAAAGAATGGGTTTTAAAGCTTTTAGAAGATGAAGGGTTTGGAAGCTTTATGATTGATAGCCTTGATGGAGCACAAGATGAACGATTGGTAGAAAAAGCTGATGCGTTTTTATGTTTAGGGGGCGATGGCACGATTTTAGGGGCTTTAAGAATGACGCATTCTTACAATAAGCCATGTTTTGGGGTTAGGATTGGGAATTTAGGGTTTTTGAGCGCGGTTGAATTGAATGGTTTGAAAGATTTCTTACAAGATCTCAAGCACAACAGGATCAAATTAGAAGAGCATTTGGCTTTAGAGGGCCGTATTGGAAAAACCTCTTTTTATGCGATCAATGAAATCGTGATCGCTAAAAAAAAAGCTTTAGGGGTTTTAGACATCAAAGCATGCGCGGGCCATACGCCCTTTAACACCTATAAAGGCGATGGGCTTATCATTGCCACGCCCTTAGGCTCGACCGCTTATAATTTGAGCGCTCATGGGCCTATTGTGCATGCCTTAAGCCAGAGCTATATTTTAACGCCCTTGTGCGATTTTTCTTTAACGCAACGCCCTTTAGTGTTAGGAGCGGAATTTTGTTTGAATTTTTGCGCTCATGAAGACGCTCTTGTGGTCATTGATGGGCAAGCCACCTATAATTTGAAAGCCAACCAACCCCTATACATTCAAAAAAGCCCCACGACTACCAAACTCTTACAAAAAAATTCAAGGGATTATTTTAAAGTGCTTAAAGAAAAGCTCTTATGGGGGGAAAGCCCTAGCAAAAAAAGATAAAAAAGGGTAAAAAACATGCGAGATTTCAATAACGCTCAAATCACACGCTTAAAAGTGCGTCAAAACGCTGTTTTTGAAAAATTGGATCTGGAGTTTAAAGACGGCTTGAGCGCGATTAGTGGGGCTAGTGGGGTGGGAAAAAGCGTTCTTATTGCGAGCCTTTTAGGGGCGTTTGGGCTTAAAGAGAGCAACGCTTCAAACATTGAAGTGGAATTGATCGCGCCTTTTTTGGACACTGAAGAATACGGCATTTTTAGAGAAGATGAACATGAACCCTTAGTCATCAGCGTGATTAAAAAAGAAAAAACGCGCTATTTTTTAAACCAAACAAGCCTGTCTAAAAACACGCTCAAAGCGTTATTAAAAGGTTTGATCAAACGCCTATCTAACGATAAATTCAGCCAGAATGAACTCAACGATATTTTAATGCTCTCCTTATTAGATGGCTATATTAAAAACGAAAACAAGGCGTTTAGCCCCCTTTTAGACGCACTTGAAGAAAAATTCACCCGCTTAGAGAAGCTAGAAAAAGAAAGGCGGTTATTAGAAGATAAAAAGCGTTTCCAAAAGGATTTAGAAGAACGTTTGAATTTTGAAAAAATGAAATTAGAGAGGCTGGATTTAAAAGAAGACGAATACGAACGCCTTTTAGAGCAAAAAAAATTGCTCTCTAGTAAGGAAAAATTGAACGATAAGATCGCTCTGGCGTTAGAGGTGCTAGAAAATACCCATAAAATCACGCATGCTTTAGAGAGCGTGGGCCATAGCGCAGAATTTTTAAAAAGCGCTTTGTTAGAAGCGAGCGCTCTGTTGGAAAAAGAGCAGGCTAAATTAGAAGAGTGCGAGCGTTTGGATATTGAAAAAGTGTTAGAAAGGCTTGGCATGCTAAGCGGGATCATTAAGGATTACGGGAGCATTGCGCATGCTAAAGAACGCTTAGCGCATGTTAAAAACGAATTGCATAATTTAAAAGAAATTGATAATTATTGCGAAACTTACCACAAAGAAATAGAGCAGCTAAAAACCGAATGCTTGAAATTGTGCGAAGAAATAAGCGGCTTTAGAAAAGAGTATTTAGCCGGTTTTAACGCTCTTTTAAGTGCTAAAGCGAAAGATTTGCTCCTAAAAAGCCCTAGTTTGATCTTAGAAGAAGCCCCCATGAGCGAAAAAGGCGCTCAAAAACTCGTTTTGAATTTGCAAAATTCCCAATTAGAAACCTTAAGCTCTGGAGAATACAGCCGTTTGAGACTGGCGTTCATGCTTTTAGAAATGGAGTTTTTAAAGGATTTTAAAGGCGTGTTGGTGTTAGATGAAATGGATTCCAACCTGAGTGGTGAAGAGAGTTTGGCGGTCTCTAAAGCCCTTGAAACCTTGAGCAGCCATTCGCAAATCTTTGCCATTTCGCACCAAG
This DNA window, taken from Helicobacter pylori, encodes the following:
- a CDS encoding alanine dehydrogenase, which translates into the protein MTIGLVKESMDLESRVALVPDDVALIVQKGVGVLVENNAGANSGYSNEAYESVGAKIVDSKTAWGQDLVVKCKEPLEHEYPLLKEKATLFSYLDLAYQKSLCEMFIDKKITSICTETIAGPKNDYPILAPMSVVAGRLAAHLIQHYLLALEHVKGFMGKGVMLGGLSGAQRAKIVVVGGGVVGMESAKVLSQMGAKVTILELDYAKLQNHPYYHLYDLEVLSVNEANIIQALSGAVGLVGAVLVTASQTPKVILRRHLKHMQKQGVVIDVACDLGGCIETIRQTSHSNPVYVEEDLLHYGVPNMPGIVAKTSSTAYSHASVPYLLYYLEHGLKGFLTANTKIVANTLGGLSAYNSYITQEGIAKTFNLAFKSPLEVLKEL
- a CDS encoding DUF262 domain-containing protein, giving the protein MANESIKGEACQLKGILATEFDCYYQIPIYQRPYQWTEENCKKLLDDLLSSYEYYKESGYFCGSLVLIAIGTDSETNATTYDVVDGQQRLSTFILLAKVLATLYNNEVLNNKTSKDFLEKSLGDTDGEKRKRLTFNTIGLNAKDDFQDALDFFDDLDASKGKNSKSNDPSKGKNNYLKNAICLKNYLKEKEIENINAFIKWLYLKVTFIKTTCPNISMALRIFSVLNARGLALNATDIFKGELLKHAKEHEREEFVSRWNDLSQKCSDNDLKIETLFSWYLTYLNPVTSREKMEKRLVTWFNKLNKTPLEYLKGVEDFYNAYCEILEMQDRHAHLLSYKDDDYLYVILCTSLLHRYSDQDIEALKELLVKFYYQDWVAGQTKSTRSQTCCNIIDALKEKKSVRYIASIVVKKYLDDKNITQRFKENLQDNNLYTKFYFAGKSVKKNSWLKPVLILVEYFVSDDPKPKRIQMDKNLHVEHILSQQPGPSSQWVKDFSEEERGLYTHSLANLTLLGGTKNAQASNLDFKEKKEIYMGNAVKLGKDKRGREQTFKVMTCYKMTIDVAQYTEWTPTSLEKRKEELIKRIESVLAL
- a CDS encoding outer membrane protein, with the translated sequence MKKIFSQSLLALIVSMNALLAMDGNGVFLGAGYLQGQAQMHADINSQKQATNATIKGFDALLGYQFFFGKYFGLRAYGFFDYAHANSIRLKNPNYNNEVAQLAGQILGKQEINRLTSLADPKIFEPNMLTYGGAMDVMVNVINNGIMSLGAFGGVQLAGNSWLMATPSFEGILVEQALVSKKATSFQFLFNVGARLRILKHSSIEAGVKFPMLKKNPYITAKNLDIGFRRVYSWYVNYVFTF
- a CDS encoding NAD(+)/NADH kinase, producing MKDSHQTIGVFVRPTHYQNPLFEELERAKEWVLKLLEDEGFGSFMIDSLDGAQDERLVEKADAFLCLGGDGTILGALRMTHSYNKPCFGVRIGNLGFLSAVELNGLKDFLQDLKHNRIKLEEHLALEGRIGKTSFYAINEIVIAKKKALGVLDIKACAGHTPFNTYKGDGLIIATPLGSTAYNLSAHGPIVHALSQSYILTPLCDFSLTQRPLVLGAEFCLNFCAHEDALVVIDGQATYNLKANQPLYIQKSPTTTKLLQKNSRDYFKVLKEKLLWGESPSKKR
- a CDS encoding DNA repair protein RecN; its protein translation is MRDFNNAQITRLKVRQNAVFEKLDLEFKDGLSAISGASGVGKSVLIASLLGAFGLKESNASNIEVELIAPFLDTEEYGIFREDEHEPLVISVIKKEKTRYFLNQTSLSKNTLKALLKGLIKRLSNDKFSQNELNDILMLSLLDGYIKNENKAFSPLLDALEEKFTRLEKLEKERRLLEDKKRFQKDLEERLNFEKMKLERLDLKEDEYERLLEQKKLLSSKEKLNDKIALALEVLENTHKITHALESVGHSAEFLKSALLEASALLEKEQAKLEECERLDIEKVLERLGMLSGIIKDYGSIAHAKERLAHVKNELHNLKEIDNYCETYHKEIEQLKTECLKLCEEISGFRKEYLAGFNALLSAKAKDLLLKSPSLILEEAPMSEKGAQKLVLNLQNSQLETLSSGEYSRLRLAFMLLEMEFLKDFKGVLVLDEMDSNLSGEESLAVSKALETLSSHSQIFAISHQVHIPALAKNHILVFKENHKSLAKTLNNEERVLEIARMIGGSENIESAISFAKEKLKAQE